In Ciconia boyciana chromosome 3, ASM3463844v1, whole genome shotgun sequence, a genomic segment contains:
- the ID2 gene encoding DNA-binding protein inhibitor ID-2: protein MKAFSPVRSVRKNGLSEHNLGISRSKTPVDDPMSLLYNMNDCYSKLKELVPSIPQNKKVSKMEILQHVIDYILDLQIALDSHPSIVSLHHQRPGQNPSSRTPLTTLNTDISILSLQASEFPSELMSSDSKALCG, encoded by the exons ATGAAAGCCTTCAGCCCGGTGCGGTCCGTCAGGAAAAACGGCCTCTCGGAGCACAACCTGGGCATCTCCCGGAGCAAAACCCCCGTGGATGACCCCATGAGCCTGCTGTACAACATGAATGACTGCTACTCCAAGCTGAAAGAGCTGGTGCCCAGCATCCCGCAGAACAAGAAAGTGAGCAAGATGGAAATCCTGCAGCACGTTATCGACTACATCCTGGACCTGCAGATCGCCTTGGACTCGCACCCCAGCATCGTCAGCCTCCACCACCAGAGACCTGGGCAAAACCCTTCCTCCAGAACTCCTCTGACCACCCTAAACACAGACATCAGCATCCTCTCGCTACAG GCGTCCGAGTTCCCCTCAGAGCTCATGTCCAGCGACAGCAAAGCACTTTGTGGCTGA